One Panulirus ornatus isolate Po-2019 chromosome 16, ASM3632096v1, whole genome shotgun sequence genomic window carries:
- the LOC139754275 gene encoding uncharacterized protein: MKVQAGLLLLLATTTLAAPQFSLADQQVTPYSFAYGVNVPDTGDAKEHKESVSPSGRTEGEYRWLQPNGLFKVTRYTVEGDSGFQATVTEEAGDPVANYYFDRFDASASAIGRQQAFGSTQPLTSENLSRPTNSQSQSFNRAQGFQSQNFGRTQQRSQSLNVNNARIQNQVFDSSRNLQNQGFNQAVILQTQGINSVQRNQNLNSAQNLQNQGFTRPQTFQNRGLSSAQRIQSQSFNRAQNLQSQTFQRQGDSQNRAINRANNFQTQQRSQFEGTVNNRVIDGGIVDGGIIDGGIIDGGIIDGGIIDGGIIGESAAGRNNVFRNSNTVNNRFSSGSISQESASLNQDQIASVQDPETLVQGPIISS, encoded by the exons ATGAAG GTACAGGCAggcttgttgctgttgttggccACTACAACTCTGGCAGCTCCACAGTTCAGCTTGGCTGACCAGCAG GTAACGCCCTACAGCTTCGCGTACGGTGTGAACGTACCGGACACGGGCGACGCCAAGGAACACAAGGAGTCCGTCTCCCCGTCAGGACGGACCGAGGGCGAGTACCGATGGCTCCAACCCAACGGACTCTTCAA AGTGACTCGCTACACTGTAGAGGGCGACTCAGGCTTTCAAGCCACCGTCACTGAGGAGGCCGGAGACCCAGTGGCCAACTACTACTTCGACAGGTTTGATGCTTCGGCAAGTGCCATTGGAAGACAGCAAGCCTTTGGAAGCACACAGCCCCTTACAAGTGAGAACTTAAGCCGACCGACAAATTCTCAAAGTCAATCCTTCAATCGAGCACAAGGCTTCCAGAGTCAAAACTTCGGCAGGACGCAGCAAAGGAGTCAGAGCCTGAACGTAAACAATGCACGAATCCAGAATCAAGTCTTTGACAGTTCAAGAAATCTCCAGAATCAAGGTTTCAATCAAGCAGTGATTCTCCAGACTCAGGGAATCAACAGCGTTCAAAGAAACCAAAATCTCAACAGTGCACAGAACCTACAAAATCAGGGTTTCACCCGCCCACAAACCTTTCAAAATCGGGGTTTAAGTAGTGCACAAAGAATCCAAAGCCAGAGCTTCAACCGAGCTCAAAATCTCCAAAGCCAGACCTTCCAACGACAAGGAGACTCCCAGAATCGGGCCATCAACCGTGCAAATAACTTCCAGACTCAGCAGAGATCGCAGTTTGAGGGTACTGTCAACAATAGAGTGATTGATGGAGGCATAGTTGATGGCGGAATCATTGATGGCGGCATCATTGATGGAGGCATAATTGATGGAGGCATAATTGATGGAGGTATCATCGGTGAAAGCGCGGCTGGGAGAAACAACGTCTTCAGGAACTCAAACACCGTCAATAACCGCTTCAGTTCTGGGAGCATCTCTCAGGAGTCAGCATCTTTGAATCAGGATCAAATCGCTTCAGTTCAGGATCCAGAAACTTTGGTTCAAGGTCCAATAATCTCATCTTAG